CCTCAACAATACCGAGCGTCGCGGCCCGGTCTCTTGCCGCCTCGTTTATCGGATGGGATAGCAGCGGCGGGTGTCGCCATCCATCCGAAGCTGATGCTCCAGCGAAATGTCCCCGGCATTGTCCACCAGGGGATGAGGGACCCGAAAATCGACCATCGAGGTGATTTCCTTCCGTCCAGAGAACGGCTTTCTAATACGGCTATCTTCGAACAGCTCTTTGACGGGAGCCCCACTTTCCGGGCGCATTCTCCGCCCACACGTGGGCTGTCTCACAATTTGCCACCAACGTCATGAGCGCGGCGTTCAGCGGCATCCACTGTGCGGGGGCTGGCGCCAATTTTTTTTGCTACCAACCCTTGCTCCCGTAAAACCACTGTCCTATTTCAAGCTGCGCTGGCACTCGCGGGCCTCGATTGCTAGCAATTCAGGACCGTCCACTCGTGCAAATACTTAGGAGGACTGCATGAATTTCCGTCCACTTCACGACCGCGTCGTTGTCAAGCGCGTCGACGCCGAAGAGAAGACCGCTGGCGGCATTATCATTCCAGACACAGCCAAGGAAAAGCCCTCGCAGGGTGAAGTCATCGCCGTTGGCCCCGGCGGCCGTGACGAGGCTGGCAAGTTGATCCCGATCGACGTGAAGGTCGGCGACCGCGTGCTGTTCGGCAAATGGTCGGGCACCGAGGTCAAGGTCGACGGCCAGGAGCTGTTGATCATGAAGGAGAGCGACATCATGGGCGTTCTCACCGACCTGTCTTCGAGCAAGAAGGCCGCCTAATTCCACTGCTCGCACCGCTCATCCCTGAGGAGCGCCTGCGGGCGCCCCGCCAAGGGTGAGATGAGACCAAGACAACTCAGGGAAACCAATATGTCAGCCAAAGAAGTCAAATTAGGCGTCGATGCCCGCGACCGCATGCTGCGCGGCGTCGAGATCCTCGCCAGTGCCGTGAAGGTCACACTCGGACCGAAGGGCCGTAACGTCGTCCTCGACAAGTCGTTCGGCGCTCCCCGCATCACCAAGGACGGCGTTGCCGTCGCCAAGGAGATCGAACTCGAGGACAAGTTCGAGAACATGGGCGCCCAGATGGTGCGCGAGGTCGCGGCCAAGGCGGCGGACGCCGCCGGCGACGGTACCACAACGGCGACTGTGCTTGCAGCCGCAATTGTGCGCGAGGGAGCCAAGTCGGTTGCCGCTGGTATGAACCCGATGGATTTAAAGCGCGGCATCGACCTCGCGGTCGCGGCCGTCGTTGCGGACCTCGAGAAGAACTCGAAGAAGGTCACCTCGAACGAGGAGATCGCCCAGGTCGGCACCATCTCGGCC
This genomic interval from Bradyrhizobium sp. CB82 contains the following:
- the groES gene encoding co-chaperone GroES, with the protein product MNFRPLHDRVVVKRVDAEEKTAGGIIIPDTAKEKPSQGEVIAVGPGGRDEAGKLIPIDVKVGDRVLFGKWSGTEVKVDGQELLIMKESDIMGVLTDLSSSKKAA